A stretch of the Vagococcus xieshaowenii genome encodes the following:
- the lysS gene encoding lysine--tRNA ligase — MNDQLIVRREKMQAIADAGLDPFGTRFDRTHNSQELHTMYDGFSKEELEEQKNEATVAGRIVTKRGKGKVGFAHLQDREGQIQIYVRKDAMTEQEYELFDHADLGDFVGVTGQVMKTNTGEVTIKPSSFTFLSKALRPLPDKYHGLTNVEQRYRQRYLDLISNRESFDRFMLRSKIVSEIRNYLNQHGYLEVETPTLHNLAGGAAARPFITHHNALDMELYLRIALELHLKRLIVGGMEKVYEIGRVFRNEGIDTTHNPEFTMLEVYTAYADYRDIMDLTEGIITHVAQTVLGKLQIEYGEHSINLEGPWKRVHMVDAIKEASGVDFWQEMTDEEARAIAKEHNVAIEDHMDFGHVVNEFFETFVEETLIQPTFVYGHPVSISPLAKKNAEDGRFTDRFEFFICSHEYGNAFTELNDPIDQRERFEAQMKEKELGNDEANEIDEDFIEALEYGMPPTGGLGIGIDRLVMLLTNSQSIRDVLLFPTMRN; from the coding sequence ATGAATGATCAGCTTATAGTAAGAAGAGAAAAAATGCAAGCAATCGCAGACGCAGGTCTAGATCCATTTGGCACTCGTTTTGATAGAACGCATAATTCTCAAGAATTACATACTATGTATGATGGTTTTTCAAAAGAAGAATTAGAAGAGCAAAAAAACGAAGCGACAGTTGCAGGTCGTATTGTTACTAAACGTGGTAAAGGTAAAGTAGGGTTTGCCCATTTACAAGACCGTGAAGGACAAATTCAAATTTATGTACGTAAAGATGCCATGACGGAACAAGAATATGAGTTGTTTGATCACGCTGATTTAGGAGACTTTGTTGGTGTAACAGGTCAAGTGATGAAAACAAATACAGGTGAAGTAACGATTAAACCTTCATCATTTACATTTTTAAGTAAAGCACTACGTCCCTTGCCAGATAAATATCATGGGCTAACAAACGTAGAACAACGTTACCGTCAACGTTACTTAGATTTAATTAGTAACCGTGAAAGTTTTGACCGCTTTATGCTAAGAAGTAAAATCGTGTCAGAAATTCGTAACTATTTAAACCAACACGGCTATCTAGAAGTTGAAACCCCAACGTTACATAATTTAGCAGGCGGGGCAGCAGCTCGTCCGTTTATTACGCATCATAATGCATTAGACATGGAATTATATCTACGTATTGCCTTAGAATTACATTTGAAACGTCTAATCGTTGGTGGTATGGAGAAAGTTTATGAAATTGGCCGTGTATTCCGTAACGAAGGAATTGATACAACACATAATCCAGAATTCACTATGTTAGAGGTATACACTGCATATGCTGATTACCGTGATATTATGGATTTAACAGAAGGAATTATTACACACGTAGCACAAACTGTTTTAGGTAAACTACAAATTGAATACGGTGAGCATTCAATTAATTTAGAAGGACCTTGGAAACGTGTGCATATGGTAGATGCGATTAAAGAAGCGTCAGGTGTAGACTTCTGGCAAGAAATGACAGATGAAGAAGCACGTGCTATTGCAAAAGAACATAATGTCGCGATTGAAGATCATATGGACTTTGGCCACGTAGTAAATGAATTTTTCGAAACGTTCGTTGAAGAAACATTAATACAACCAACATTTGTATATGGTCACCCAGTGTCAATTTCGCCATTAGCTAAGAAAAATGCTGAAGATGGTCGCTTTACTGATCGTTTTGAATTCTTTATTTGCAGCCACGAATACGGAAATGCTTTTACAGAATTAAACGATCCTATCGATCAACGTGAACGTTTTGAAGCACAAATGAAAGAAAAAGAACTAGGAAATGACGAAGCAAATGAAATTGATGAAGATTTCATCGAAGCGTTAGAATACGGTATGCCTCCAACAGGTGGATTAGGAATTGGTATCGATCGTTTAGTTATGTTATTAACGAACTCTCAATCAATTCGTGACGTACTATTGTTTCCGACAATGAGAAATTAA
- the hslO gene encoding Hsp33 family molecular chaperone HslO: protein MEDYLIKALAFDGQIRAFAVNATETVSEAQRRHDTWHSSSAALGRSLVAGLLLGSQLKGEDKLTVKIEGNGPGGLIMVDANGKGEVKGYITNPHVALPLNEKGKIDVRGVVGTEGTLTVIKDLGMKEPFSGQVPLISGELGEDFTYYLANSEQVPSAVGLSVLVAPDESIIASGGFMIQVMPGATEETLSEIERRLSEIPFVSRLIEQGEQPEEILNRLLGEENVHVLDKMDVGFKCQCSKDRFGAMLMTLGVKELQEVIEEDHGAETVCHFCNNKYHFSEDDLNELITEIQA from the coding sequence ATGGAAGATTATTTAATTAAAGCATTAGCATTTGACGGACAAATTAGAGCATTCGCAGTGAATGCAACAGAAACAGTTAGTGAAGCACAACGACGCCATGATACTTGGCATAGCTCTTCAGCTGCCTTGGGTCGTTCTTTAGTAGCAGGATTATTATTAGGTTCACAATTAAAAGGTGAAGATAAATTAACTGTAAAAATTGAAGGTAATGGCCCTGGTGGCTTAATTATGGTTGATGCAAATGGTAAGGGTGAAGTGAAAGGGTATATTACTAACCCACACGTTGCGTTGCCATTGAATGAAAAAGGAAAAATTGATGTACGTGGTGTTGTAGGGACAGAAGGAACGTTAACAGTCATTAAAGATTTAGGAATGAAAGAACCTTTTTCTGGACAAGTTCCGCTAATCTCTGGTGAACTAGGTGAAGATTTTACTTATTACTTAGCTAACTCAGAACAAGTACCTTCAGCTGTTGGTTTAAGTGTTTTAGTAGCACCGGATGAATCAATTATTGCTTCAGGAGGCTTTATGATTCAAGTAATGCCAGGGGCAACCGAAGAAACATTAAGCGAAATTGAACGTCGTTTATCAGAAATTCCATTTGTTTCACGTTTGATTGAACAAGGGGAACAACCAGAAGAAATTTTGAATCGTTTATTAGGAGAAGAAAACGTTCATGTATTAGACAAAATGGACGTTGGATTTAAGTGCCAATGTTCAAAAGATCGTTTTGGTGCTATGTTAATGACATTAGGTGTAAAAGAATTGCAAGAAGTGATTGAAGAAGATCATGGCGCTGAAACAGTGTGTCACTTCTGTAATAATAAATATCATTTTTCAGAAGATGACTTGAATGAACTTATCACAGAGATTCAAGCGTAA
- the ftsH gene encoding ATP-dependent zinc metalloprotease FtsH, giving the protein MNKKKSGAPKGTAYYLVLLIALALLMSWFFNGDRSVGTEIPYSTFSQKLEKGLVKDFDIKPGNGAYVINGTYTEKQKVESNGVKVFGGTSVETDSFSTTLLPNDSSIAKVIDKAEEVGASVEVHEESSSGAFLTILLSIVPLLFMGFLFYMMMGQGQQGGGGRGVMNFGKSKAKEADKTANKIRFSDVAGAEEEKQELVEVVEFLKDPRRFVELGARIPAGVLLEGPPGTGKTLLAKAVAGEAGVPFYSISGSDFVEMFVGVGASRVRDLFESAKKNAPSIIFIDEIDAVGRQRGAGMGGGHDEREQTLNQMLVEMDGFNGNEGVIVIAATNRSDVLDPALLRPGRFDRQILVGRPDVKGREAILKVHAKNKPLAADVDLKVIAQQTPGFAGADLENLLNEAALVAARRDKKKIDSSDVDEAQDRVIAGPAKKDRVISSKERDLVAYHEAGHTICGLVLGDARTVHKVTIVPRGRAGGYMIALPKEDRFLMTKEEMFEQIVGLLGGRVAEEVFFGVKSTGASNDFEQATGLARSMVTEYGMSDRLGTVQYEGNHQVFVGRDYGQTKAYSDQVAYEIDEEVRRILNEAHDKAKEIIEENRDKHELIAKMLLEHETLDARQIKSLFETGQMPSNDLADEFPSETAASFEEAKQALEKKEAEKQAEYDEQHPETATDVSTDAEETVEEVIAEAKPEVTEFPSERQIEQNDSENEQQ; this is encoded by the coding sequence ATGAACAAAAAGAAAAGTGGTGCGCCTAAAGGGACAGCTTATTATTTAGTGCTTTTAATCGCACTAGCGCTTTTAATGAGTTGGTTTTTTAATGGAGACCGCAGTGTAGGAACAGAAATACCTTATTCTACATTTAGCCAAAAATTAGAAAAAGGTTTGGTTAAAGATTTTGATATAAAACCTGGTAATGGTGCGTATGTTATTAATGGTACGTACACAGAGAAACAAAAAGTTGAAAGTAATGGGGTTAAAGTATTTGGAGGGACATCGGTTGAAACAGATAGTTTTAGTACAACCTTGTTACCAAATGATAGCTCAATTGCAAAAGTTATTGATAAAGCCGAAGAAGTTGGCGCAAGTGTTGAAGTTCATGAAGAAAGCAGTAGTGGTGCCTTCTTAACGATTCTATTATCAATTGTACCGTTATTGTTTATGGGATTCTTATTCTATATGATGATGGGACAAGGGCAACAAGGTGGCGGAGGCCGTGGCGTTATGAACTTTGGTAAATCAAAAGCCAAAGAAGCAGACAAAACAGCTAACAAAATTCGTTTTTCTGATGTAGCAGGAGCTGAGGAAGAAAAACAAGAACTTGTGGAAGTAGTAGAATTCTTGAAAGATCCACGTCGCTTCGTTGAATTAGGTGCACGTATTCCAGCAGGTGTCTTATTAGAGGGACCTCCAGGGACTGGTAAAACATTACTAGCTAAAGCAGTAGCCGGTGAAGCAGGCGTGCCGTTTTATTCAATCTCAGGTTCAGACTTCGTTGAGATGTTTGTAGGGGTTGGAGCAAGTCGTGTACGTGACTTGTTTGAAAGTGCTAAGAAAAATGCGCCATCTATTATCTTTATTGATGAGATTGACGCAGTTGGTCGTCAGCGTGGTGCTGGTATGGGTGGCGGACACGATGAACGTGAACAAACCCTTAACCAAATGTTAGTTGAGATGGATGGGTTTAATGGTAACGAAGGTGTTATCGTTATTGCGGCAACAAACCGTTCAGATGTCTTGGATCCAGCGTTATTAAGACCAGGTCGTTTTGACCGTCAAATCTTAGTAGGTCGTCCAGATGTTAAAGGACGTGAAGCAATTCTTAAAGTTCATGCAAAAAACAAACCGTTAGCAGCAGATGTTGACTTAAAAGTAATTGCACAACAAACACCAGGCTTTGCTGGTGCGGATTTAGAAAACTTGTTAAACGAAGCAGCCCTAGTAGCCGCTCGTCGTGATAAGAAGAAAATTGATTCATCAGATGTAGATGAAGCACAAGATCGTGTAATTGCTGGTCCAGCTAAGAAAGACCGTGTGATTAGTTCTAAAGAACGTGACTTGGTTGCTTACCATGAAGCAGGTCATACAATTTGTGGTTTAGTATTAGGAGATGCTCGTACGGTTCATAAAGTAACAATCGTTCCACGTGGTCGTGCTGGTGGTTATATGATCGCATTACCTAAAGAAGATCGTTTCTTAATGACCAAAGAAGAAATGTTTGAACAAATCGTTGGGTTGCTTGGTGGACGTGTCGCTGAAGAAGTCTTCTTCGGTGTTAAGTCAACAGGTGCAAGCAATGACTTTGAACAAGCAACTGGTTTAGCACGAAGCATGGTAACAGAATACGGAATGAGTGACCGCCTAGGAACTGTTCAGTATGAAGGAAATCATCAAGTGTTTGTTGGTCGTGACTACGGTCAAACAAAAGCATACTCAGATCAAGTGGCTTATGAAATCGATGAAGAAGTACGTCGTATTTTAAATGAAGCACATGATAAAGCAAAAGAAATTATCGAAGAAAATCGTGATAAACATGAACTAATTGCTAAAATGTTATTAGAACATGAAACATTAGATGCTCGTCAAATTAAATCATTATTTGAAACAGGCCAAATGCCTTCTAATGATTTAGCAGATGAATTTCCAAGTGAAACAGCTGCCTCTTTTGAAGAAGCTAAACAAGCTTTAGAAAAGAAAGAAGCTGAGAAGCAAGCGGAATATGATGAGCAACATCCAGAAACAGCTACGGACGTGTCAACTGATGCTGAAGAAACTGTTGAAGAGGTTATCGCTGAAGCAAAACCAGAAGTAACTGAGTTTCCTTCAGAGCGTCAAATTGAGCAAAACGATAGTGAAAATGAACAACAATAG
- the dusB gene encoding tRNA dihydrouridine synthase DusB, producing the protein MAGISNSAFRLTVKEFGAGLVVCEMISDKGIHFKNKKTLDMLHIEEGEHPISIQIFGGQKETLVEAAQFVAENTKADIIDINMGCPVNKIIKAEAGARWLLDPNKVYEMVEAVSSAVDKPVTVKMRIGWDEDHLFAVENALAAEKAGASAIAMHGRTRVQMYEGKANWDILRQVNEALTIPFMGNGDVRTPQDAKRMLDEVGCDGVMIGRAALGNPWMIYLTEHYLRTGELLEEPGPREKITTAKLHLERLVKLKGAKLATLEFRQHAAYYLKSVPRSAKAKVAINRAETPEEMSSILEEFMEKSEEIALRRS; encoded by the coding sequence ATGGCAGGAATTAGTAATAGCGCATTTAGATTAACGGTTAAAGAATTTGGTGCTGGTCTGGTAGTATGTGAAATGATCAGTGACAAAGGGATTCATTTTAAAAACAAAAAAACTTTAGATATGTTGCACATTGAAGAAGGAGAACACCCTATTAGCATCCAAATTTTTGGTGGGCAAAAAGAAACATTAGTAGAAGCCGCGCAATTTGTTGCGGAAAATACGAAAGCAGATATTATTGATATTAATATGGGTTGTCCAGTTAATAAAATCATAAAAGCCGAAGCTGGTGCTCGTTGGTTATTGGATCCTAACAAAGTGTATGAGATGGTAGAGGCAGTTTCTTCTGCGGTTGATAAGCCTGTGACGGTTAAAATGCGTATCGGTTGGGATGAAGATCATCTATTTGCGGTAGAAAATGCGTTAGCAGCTGAAAAAGCTGGTGCTAGTGCTATTGCAATGCATGGGCGCACACGTGTTCAAATGTATGAAGGAAAAGCCAATTGGGATATTTTACGTCAAGTAAATGAAGCCTTGACGATTCCTTTTATGGGGAATGGCGATGTGCGTACGCCTCAAGATGCTAAACGCATGCTTGATGAAGTAGGGTGTGATGGCGTCATGATTGGTCGTGCAGCGTTAGGAAATCCGTGGATGATTTATTTAACTGAGCATTACTTACGTACAGGTGAATTGTTAGAAGAACCAGGTCCACGTGAGAAGATTACTACAGCTAAGCTTCATTTGGAACGTTTAGTAAAATTAAAAGGTGCTAAATTAGCAACTTTAGAGTTTAGACAACATGCCGCTTATTATTTGAAGAGTGTGCCACGTTCAGCAAAAGCAAAAGTAGCGATTAATCGCGCAGAAACACCAGAAGAGATGTCATCTATTTTGGAAGAGTTCATGGAAAAATCAGAAGAGATTGCACTAAGAAGAAGTTAG